The Streptomyces sp. NBC_00670 genome window below encodes:
- a CDS encoding DUF5925 domain-containing protein, whose translation MSATPSEKPQPPVRQPHDNTSATPYKNPYETSYENPYDVLPVRLNVDDSDSPSDVVDALFLGRFATGEQPCAHAANIDRVRSGATLLPPGARVLRTARDDDRSATLAEGDGWTLLISRWNRGADVTVTATTAELAEQVLAQSTDGAADEPEPQPENVTMGFWYMSPRRGPHRTTRRISAGSWEEVRGNYTAPVAEAMDGLMKTTPEDIAGRLLLLHGPPGTGKTSALRTLARSWRDWCQVDCVLDPERLFGDVGYLMDIAIGEEDAGGKGRWRLLLLEDCDELIRGEARHMAGQALSRLLNLTDGLLGQGRNVLVGVTTNEDLERLHPAVVRPGRCLARIEVGPLTRPEALAWLGPDVPDRETAVPRDGATLAELYALHRGTNPTTVPDQRDGESGLYL comes from the coding sequence ATGTCCGCGACCCCGTCCGAGAAGCCGCAGCCGCCCGTCCGGCAGCCGCACGACAACACGTCCGCGACCCCGTACAAGAACCCGTACGAGACCTCGTACGAGAACCCGTACGACGTCCTGCCGGTCCGGCTCAACGTCGACGACTCCGACTCCCCGTCCGACGTCGTCGACGCGCTGTTCCTCGGCCGTTTCGCGACGGGCGAGCAGCCCTGCGCCCACGCGGCCAACATCGACCGGGTGCGGTCGGGCGCGACCCTGCTGCCGCCGGGCGCCCGCGTACTGCGCACGGCACGCGACGACGACCGCAGCGCGACGCTCGCCGAGGGCGACGGCTGGACGCTGCTGATCTCCCGCTGGAACCGCGGTGCCGACGTCACGGTCACCGCGACCACCGCCGAGCTGGCGGAGCAGGTGCTGGCCCAGTCGACGGACGGCGCGGCCGACGAGCCGGAGCCGCAGCCGGAGAACGTCACGATGGGGTTCTGGTACATGTCCCCGCGGCGCGGCCCGCACCGCACCACGCGCCGGATCTCGGCGGGTTCGTGGGAGGAGGTGCGGGGCAACTACACCGCGCCGGTGGCCGAGGCGATGGACGGTCTGATGAAGACGACCCCCGAGGACATCGCGGGCCGGCTGCTCCTGCTGCACGGCCCGCCGGGCACGGGCAAGACCTCCGCGCTGCGCACGCTGGCCCGCTCGTGGCGGGACTGGTGCCAGGTGGACTGCGTGCTGGACCCCGAGCGGCTGTTCGGTGACGTCGGCTATCTGATGGACATCGCGATCGGCGAGGAGGACGCGGGCGGCAAGGGGCGGTGGCGGCTGCTGCTCCTGGAGGACTGCGACGAACTGATCCGCGGCGAGGCGCGGCACATGGCGGGCCAGGCGCTGTCCCGGCTGCTGAACCTGACGGACGGGCTGCTGGGCCAGGGCCGGAACGTGCTGGTGGGCGTGACGACCAACGAGGATCTGGAACGCCTCCACCCGGCCGTCGTCCGCCCCGGCCGCTGCCTGGCCCGCATCGAGGTGGGTCCCCTGACCCGCCCCGAGGCCCTCGCCTGGCTGGGCCCCGACGTCCCCGATCGCGAAACCGCCGTCCCCCGCGACGGCGCCACCCTCGCCGAGCTCTACGCCCTGCACCGAGGCACGAACCCCACGACGGTCCCGGACCAACGGGACGGAGAGTCGGGCCTGTACCTGTAG
- a CDS encoding DUF72 domain-containing protein: MPLFVGTSGWQYKDWRDVLYPPALPTTRWLEEYATHFTTVEINNAFYRLPTRDTFARWRTRTPPDFVIAVKASRFLTHIKRLRDPEEPVHRLMTHAAGLGDRLGPVLLQLPPTLRADPALLDACLSHFPTGTRVAVEPRHESWWTPAVREVLTAHAAALCWADVLSRPVTPLWRTADWGYVRFHSGRARRRPHYGRQSLSSWVHRIAEAWPDESDVYAYFNNDPQGAAVLDAMLFARTARAAGRTVTRTPHHLPPMRPRPSR, translated from the coding sequence ATGCCCCTCTTCGTCGGCACCTCCGGCTGGCAGTACAAGGACTGGCGGGACGTCCTCTATCCCCCCGCCCTCCCCACCACCCGTTGGCTGGAGGAGTACGCCACCCACTTCACCACCGTGGAGATCAACAACGCCTTCTACCGCCTCCCCACCCGCGACACATTCGCACGCTGGCGCACCCGCACCCCGCCCGACTTCGTCATCGCCGTCAAGGCCAGCCGCTTCCTCACCCACATCAAGCGTCTCCGCGACCCCGAGGAACCGGTACACCGCCTGATGACCCACGCCGCCGGCCTGGGCGACCGCCTGGGCCCGGTGCTGCTCCAGCTGCCCCCCACCCTCCGTGCCGACCCCGCCCTCCTCGACGCCTGCCTGTCCCACTTCCCCACCGGCACCCGCGTCGCCGTCGAACCCCGCCACGAGTCCTGGTGGACCCCGGCGGTCCGCGAGGTCCTCACCGCGCACGCCGCCGCGCTGTGCTGGGCGGACGTCCTCTCCCGCCCGGTCACCCCGCTGTGGCGCACCGCCGACTGGGGGTACGTCCGCTTCCACTCGGGCCGTGCCCGCCGCCGGCCGCACTACGGCCGGCAGTCCCTGTCGAGCTGGGTGCACCGCATCGCGGAGGCCTGGCCGGACGAGTCGGACGTGTACGCCTACTTCAACAACGACCCGCAGGGCGCGGCGGTCCTGGACGCGATGCTGTTCGCCCGGACGGCCCGGGCGGCGGGCCGGACCGTGACCCGCACCCCCCACCACCTGCCCCCGATGCGCCCCCGCCCCTCGCGCTGA
- a CDS encoding GntR family transcriptional regulator, with product MSLKIDIIDSTEGGAPYEQVRARIAEQARSGALPVGYRLPTVRGLAETLGLAANTVAKAYRALEADGVIETRGRNGTYVAAAGSAAERTAATAAREYAERVRRLGLGEDEALAAVRDALRAAYGG from the coding sequence GTGAGTCTGAAGATCGACATCATCGACAGTACGGAGGGCGGCGCGCCCTACGAGCAGGTGCGCGCCCGGATCGCCGAGCAGGCGCGGTCGGGGGCGTTGCCGGTGGGCTACCGGCTGCCGACCGTCCGCGGGCTCGCCGAGACGCTGGGCCTCGCCGCGAACACCGTCGCCAAGGCCTACCGGGCGCTGGAGGCCGACGGCGTGATCGAGACCCGGGGGCGCAACGGGACGTACGTCGCCGCCGCCGGCTCCGCCGCGGAGCGGACCGCCGCGACGGCCGCGCGGGAGTACGCGGAGCGGGTGCGGCGGCTGGGGCTGGGGGAGGACGAGGCGCTGGCCGCCGTCCGGGACGCCCTGCGGGCGGCGTACGGGGGGTAG
- a CDS encoding GNAT family N-acetyltransferase produces MTPTVTVHALHPDAADCAAFARIRDEALPFVLLTGEAIAYNLRHAHPDSHYQPLLARVDGEAVGSAQVSVVHDSPRPGLADLNIYVRPDHEGRGAGTALVRAAEERLRGLGVREVYSWVLDSPSNRAFAERRGYRASRSAHFLRLGLADGSLPPLQPPPPGVEVLPGTAFAADPRPLFALDAETLSDEPSDIDYEMTDYEDWLKGTWNHPLTSHELTSVVVVDGRPAAFTMARTNGGTRYGTVMTGTARAYRGRGLAKLAKNDSLHRARAAGLTEALTGNDGGNGPMLAINKWFGYEICATEVRHVRTLA; encoded by the coding sequence ATGACCCCGACCGTGACCGTGCACGCCCTGCATCCCGACGCCGCCGACTGCGCGGCCTTCGCCCGCATCCGCGACGAGGCGCTGCCCTTCGTCCTGCTGACCGGCGAGGCCATCGCCTACAACCTGCGCCACGCGCATCCGGACTCCCACTACCAGCCGCTCCTTGCGAGGGTGGACGGCGAGGCGGTGGGCTCGGCCCAGGTCAGTGTCGTGCACGACAGCCCGCGGCCCGGCCTGGCGGACCTCAACATCTACGTACGCCCGGACCACGAGGGCCGCGGCGCGGGTACGGCGCTGGTGCGGGCCGCCGAGGAGCGGCTGCGGGGCCTGGGGGTGAGGGAGGTGTACTCCTGGGTGCTGGACTCCCCGTCGAACCGCGCGTTCGCCGAGCGGCGCGGCTACCGGGCGAGCCGCTCGGCGCACTTCCTCCGTCTGGGACTGGCGGACGGCTCCCTGCCGCCGCTGCAGCCCCCGCCGCCCGGCGTGGAGGTGCTGCCCGGCACCGCGTTCGCCGCCGACCCGCGCCCGCTGTTCGCGCTCGACGCGGAGACGCTGTCGGACGAGCCCAGCGACATCGACTACGAGATGACGGACTACGAGGACTGGCTGAAGGGCACCTGGAACCATCCGCTGACCAGCCACGAGCTGACGTCGGTGGTGGTCGTCGACGGCCGCCCGGCGGCGTTCACCATGGCCCGTACGAACGGCGGCACCCGCTACGGCACGGTGATGACGGGCACGGCCCGCGCGTACCGGGGCCGGGGCCTGGCCAAGCTCGCCAAGAACGACTCCCTGCACCGCGCCCGCGCCGCCGGCCTCACCGAGGCCCTGACGGGCAACGACGGCGGCAACGGGCCGATGCTGGCGATCAACAAGTGGTTCGGGTACGAAATCTGCGCGACGGAGGTGCGCCATGTCCGTACCCTCGCCTGA
- a CDS encoding DUF402 domain-containing protein, with amino-acid sequence MSVPSPDRAARTVGVVLRKAGRTKIRYPAELLADDGRRITVRAPWSNPGVRDFGFVRFAPGDVFTEYYWRDRWYAVKEVRDAAGTLKGWYCDITRPATLTGTELVSEDLDLDLWRSADGTTVLRLDEDEFEQSNLSRTDPEAAGAALQALNTLEALALSPAFPDLLS; translated from the coding sequence ATGTCCGTACCCTCGCCTGACCGTGCCGCGCGCACGGTCGGGGTCGTGCTCCGGAAGGCGGGCCGCACGAAGATCCGCTACCCCGCGGAGCTTCTCGCCGACGACGGCCGCCGGATCACCGTACGGGCCCCCTGGTCGAACCCCGGCGTGCGCGACTTCGGCTTCGTCCGCTTCGCGCCGGGCGACGTCTTCACCGAGTACTACTGGCGCGACCGCTGGTACGCGGTCAAGGAGGTCCGCGACGCCGCCGGCACTCTGAAGGGCTGGTACTGCGACATCACCCGCCCCGCCACCCTGACCGGCACGGAGCTCGTCTCGGAGGACCTGGACCTGGATCTGTGGCGTTCGGCCGACGGCACGACGGTCCTCCGCCTGGACGAGGACGAATTCGAACAGAGCAATCTCTCCCGCACCGACCCCGAGGCGGCCGGGGCCGCGCTCCAGGCCCTGAACACCCTCGAAGCGCTGGCCCTGAGCCCCGCGTTCCCGGACCTCCTCAGCTGA
- a CDS encoding class I SAM-dependent methyltransferase gives MSTHSESGPATGDDWDALAATFDDEPDHGLGDPRVRAAWAERMRRWLPGDPGELLDLGCGTGSLSLLAAEAGHRVTCVDLSPAMLDRARAKLAGRNAEFLAGDAAAPPVGERRFDAVLVRHVLWTLPDPAGALRRWHGLLRPGGRMVLVEGVWGTVSPVGISADRITGLLAPLVEEVAVERLSGDSPLWGREVTDERYAVVAVS, from the coding sequence ATGAGCACCCACAGTGAGAGCGGACCGGCCACCGGTGACGACTGGGACGCGCTGGCCGCCACCTTCGACGACGAGCCGGACCACGGGCTCGGCGATCCGCGGGTACGCGCCGCCTGGGCCGAACGGATGCGCCGCTGGCTGCCCGGCGACCCCGGTGAACTGCTCGACCTCGGCTGCGGCACGGGCAGCCTGTCGCTGCTCGCCGCCGAGGCGGGGCATCGCGTCACCTGCGTCGACCTCTCCCCGGCCATGCTCGACCGGGCCCGGGCCAAGCTCGCGGGGCGGAACGCGGAGTTCCTGGCCGGGGACGCGGCGGCGCCGCCCGTGGGGGAGCGGCGTTTCGACGCGGTGCTCGTCCGCCATGTGCTGTGGACGCTGCCCGACCCGGCGGGCGCCCTGCGGCGCTGGCACGGTCTGCTGCGGCCCGGCGGCCGGATGGTGCTGGTCGAGGGGGTGTGGGGCACGGTGAGCCCGGTCGGCATATCGGCGGACCGGATCACCGGGCTGCTCGCGCCCCTCGTCGAGGAGGTGGCGGTGGAGCGGCTGTCGGGTGACTCCCCGCTGTGGGGGCGGGAGGTGACGGACGAGCGGTACGCGGTGGTGGCGGTCAGCTGA
- a CDS encoding lytic polysaccharide monooxygenase auxiliary activity family 9 protein has protein sequence MPAPSRRPRRRTTALALLTGAPLALTALAATPAAAHGTMGDPVSRVAQCYAEGPESPKSAACKAAVAAGGTQALYDWNGIRIGDAAGRHQTLIPDGKLCSANNDEFKGLDLARTDWPTTSVKSGAYTFKYRVTAPHKGTFKVYVTKSGYDPAGPLAWKDLDLDHPVATSTDPSPVNGFYTFSGTLPQRSGKHLLYAIWQRSDSPEAFYSCSDVDFGGSGTATNGSSDSDSGGSGGAAPAPAASAPTNEQIEAGADKSTIEHHGHGDQDASTSAEPRPADAKSDDTTATGTTTGGDTTAEDTSANQPKADGATGNLAETGADGHTTYVAIGGAAALALGAAALFASVRRRATHAGRHGR, from the coding sequence ATGCCCGCCCCCAGCCGCCGCCCCCGCCGCCGCACCACCGCCCTCGCCCTCCTCACCGGCGCCCCCCTCGCCCTGACCGCCCTCGCCGCCACCCCCGCCGCCGCCCACGGCACCATGGGCGACCCGGTCAGCCGGGTGGCCCAGTGCTACGCCGAGGGCCCGGAGTCCCCGAAGTCCGCCGCGTGCAAGGCGGCCGTCGCCGCCGGCGGCACCCAGGCGCTCTACGACTGGAACGGCATCCGCATCGGCGACGCCGCCGGCCGGCACCAGACCCTCATCCCCGACGGCAAGCTCTGCAGCGCCAACAACGACGAGTTCAAGGGCCTGGACCTGGCCCGCACCGACTGGCCCACCACCTCCGTCAAGAGCGGCGCGTACACCTTCAAGTACCGCGTCACCGCCCCCCACAAGGGCACCTTCAAGGTGTACGTCACCAAGTCCGGCTACGACCCCGCGGGGCCCCTCGCCTGGAAGGACCTGGACCTCGACCACCCGGTCGCGACCTCCACCGACCCGTCCCCGGTCAACGGCTTCTACACCTTCTCCGGCACCCTCCCCCAGCGCTCCGGCAAGCACCTGCTCTACGCGATCTGGCAGCGTTCGGACAGCCCGGAGGCGTTCTACTCCTGCTCCGACGTCGACTTCGGCGGCAGCGGAACCGCAACCAACGGCAGCAGCGACAGCGACAGCGGCGGCTCGGGCGGCGCGGCCCCCGCCCCGGCCGCCTCCGCCCCCACCAACGAGCAGATAGAAGCCGGCGCCGACAAGTCGACGATCGAGCACCACGGCCACGGCGACCAGGACGCCAGCACCTCGGCGGAGCCCCGCCCCGCCGACGCCAAGTCGGACGACACCACCGCCACCGGCACCACGACGGGCGGCGACACCACCGCCGAGGACACCTCGGCCAACCAGCCGAAGGCCGACGGCGCCACCGGCAACCTCGCCGAGACCGGCGCCGACGGACACACCACGTACGTCGCGATCGGCGGCGCCGCCGCCCTCGCGCTCGGGGCGGCGGCCCTGTTCGCCTCGGTCCGCCGCCGCGCGACCCACGCGGGCCGCCACGGCCGCTGA
- a CDS encoding MarR family winged helix-turn-helix transcriptional regulator: protein MENSEALALSAALLAAAGELTQRIHEGVLARGFEGLRPAHGFAFTRLAPDGATVTDLALHLGVTKQAASQLVDELVRKGYVERRPHPEDARARLVVMTGRGWACARAAEEAAAEAVRPWAERLGEQGARALRGALLTVAPRGPVRPTW from the coding sequence GTGGAGAACTCCGAGGCCCTGGCCCTGTCCGCCGCCCTGCTCGCCGCCGCCGGTGAACTCACCCAGCGCATCCACGAGGGCGTGCTCGCCCGGGGCTTCGAGGGGCTGCGGCCCGCCCACGGGTTCGCGTTCACCCGGCTCGCTCCGGACGGGGCGACGGTCACCGACCTCGCGCTGCACCTCGGGGTCACCAAGCAGGCCGCCAGCCAGCTCGTCGACGAGCTGGTGCGCAAGGGGTACGTCGAACGCCGGCCGCATCCGGAGGACGCGCGGGCGCGGCTCGTGGTGATGACCGGACGCGGCTGGGCCTGCGCGCGGGCGGCGGAGGAGGCGGCGGCGGAGGCGGTGCGGCCGTGGGCCGAGCGGTTGGGGGAGCAGGGGGCGCGGGCGCTGCGGGGGGCGTTGCTGACGGTGGCGCCGCGGGGGCCGGTGCGGCCCACGTGGTGA
- a CDS encoding cupin domain-containing protein, whose amino-acid sequence MPVVRSSEAVVHEVHGARFVSYAAPHTGSKELCAWRVEIPAGATAPAHTVSREEVFHLLDGELLITLDGRTERAVAGDAVVVNPGTTLGIENPAGRTAVSWVTTSTGLEAELADGTRLAPPWAN is encoded by the coding sequence ATGCCCGTCGTCCGTTCGTCCGAGGCCGTGGTCCACGAGGTCCACGGCGCCCGTTTCGTCTCGTACGCCGCCCCCCACACCGGCAGCAAGGAGCTGTGCGCCTGGCGGGTCGAGATTCCCGCCGGGGCCACGGCGCCCGCGCACACCGTCAGCCGGGAGGAGGTCTTCCACCTGCTCGACGGTGAGCTGCTGATCACCCTCGACGGGCGCACCGAGCGGGCCGTCGCGGGCGACGCCGTGGTCGTCAACCCGGGCACGACCCTCGGCATCGAGAACCCCGCCGGCCGCACCGCCGTCTCCTGGGTCACCACCTCCACCGGCCTGGAGGCGGAGCTCGCCGACGGCACCCGGCTCGCTCCACCCTGGGCAAACTAG